Proteins from a genomic interval of Fuerstiella sp.:
- a CDS encoding glycine--tRNA ligase: protein MSRSMEKIVALCKRRGFVFQNSEIYGGQNGFWDYGPLGTELKRNVRNVWYEDMVQSHNELLLSDGAPGKFQMVGLETSIIMHPQVWKCSGHYDLFHDMMVDCRETRGRFRLDQVRVRRVSSRDKTVPGQLDSTPPDSVRDSDQKEFEHVLVASTAENFQEDLTAEALRVFGLKKKYADRLQWDGEATTLDRITEADFACVVAPGANRAGSLTAPREFNLMFKTVIGALGSSEDAAFLRPETAQGIFVNFRNVADSTRVKLPFGVAQIGKSFRNEITPRNFTFRSREFEQMEIEFFCHPDQSREWYTWWRDCRYQWYQHLGISSERLILRDHEASELAHYSVGTADIEYAFPFLEDGEYGELEGVAHRGNFDLRSHMEGKLAKTKQGELEVQQDENGHPVHRGSGKDLSYFDDQSRERFIPHVIEPSAGADRATLAFICEAYHEDAQPDEHGKPQERTVMRFHPRLAPVKAAVFPLIKKEGMPEKAAEIFGELKAAGLNCHYDQQGAIGRRYRRQDEIGTPFCLTVDGDTASDNSVTLRDRDSLEQVRISADQVVEEINDRLKT from the coding sequence ATGAGTCGTTCGATGGAAAAGATCGTCGCCTTGTGCAAGCGACGGGGATTCGTCTTTCAGAACTCAGAGATCTACGGCGGACAGAACGGATTCTGGGACTATGGTCCGCTCGGTACAGAACTAAAGAGGAATGTACGCAACGTCTGGTACGAAGACATGGTGCAGTCCCACAATGAACTCCTGCTGTCGGACGGCGCGCCAGGAAAATTCCAGATGGTGGGACTGGAAACTTCAATCATCATGCATCCCCAGGTCTGGAAGTGTTCGGGACACTACGACCTGTTCCACGATATGATGGTTGACTGCCGTGAAACACGCGGTCGTTTTCGCCTGGATCAGGTTCGAGTGCGACGAGTCAGCTCCCGGGACAAAACGGTACCGGGTCAGCTGGATAGTACTCCGCCGGATTCAGTTCGCGATAGTGACCAGAAAGAATTTGAACATGTGCTGGTGGCGTCCACCGCAGAAAACTTTCAGGAGGATCTGACGGCAGAAGCTCTGCGCGTGTTTGGGCTCAAAAAGAAATACGCCGATCGGCTTCAGTGGGACGGCGAGGCAACCACGCTTGACCGGATTACCGAAGCTGATTTTGCGTGCGTGGTGGCCCCCGGTGCAAACCGGGCCGGTTCGCTCACAGCCCCTCGTGAGTTCAACCTGATGTTCAAAACGGTCATCGGAGCGCTGGGCAGCAGCGAAGACGCGGCGTTTTTGCGTCCGGAAACCGCACAGGGTATCTTTGTCAACTTTCGCAATGTGGCAGACAGTACCCGAGTCAAACTGCCGTTTGGCGTGGCTCAGATCGGAAAGAGCTTCCGAAACGAAATCACGCCCCGTAACTTCACGTTTCGGTCACGGGAGTTTGAACAGATGGAAATCGAGTTCTTCTGCCATCCGGATCAGTCGAGAGAATGGTACACATGGTGGCGGGATTGTCGTTACCAGTGGTATCAGCATCTGGGCATCAGTTCCGAACGTCTGATCCTTCGCGATCATGAAGCGTCTGAACTTGCCCATTATTCTGTTGGCACCGCTGACATTGAATACGCTTTCCCGTTTCTGGAAGACGGCGAGTACGGTGAACTGGAGGGAGTTGCTCACCGAGGCAACTTCGATCTGCGGTCACATATGGAAGGCAAGCTGGCCAAAACCAAACAGGGCGAACTGGAAGTCCAGCAGGACGAAAACGGCCACCCGGTCCATCGGGGCAGCGGTAAGGATCTGAGTTACTTTGATGACCAGTCCCGTGAACGATTCATTCCTCACGTCATTGAACCATCTGCGGGTGCAGACCGGGCGACTCTGGCATTCATCTGTGAGGCATATCATGAAGACGCGCAGCCGGATGAACACGGAAAACCCCAGGAACGCACCGTGATGCGGTTTCATCCGCGACTGGCCCCGGTCAAGGCTGCCGTGTTCCCGCTGATCAAGAAGGAAGGCATGCCGGAAAAGGCCGCCGAAATATTCGGTGAACTCAAGGCGGCCGGTCTGAACTGTCACTACGACCAGCAGGGGGCCATCGGACGACGTTATCGTCGTCAGGACGAAATTGGCACACCGTTCTGCCTCACGGTGGACGGCGATACCGCTTCAGACAACTCCGTAACGCTGCGTGATCGCGACAGTCTGGAACAGGTACGCATCTCTGCAGATCAGGTCGTTGAAGAAATCAACGACCGACTGAAAACATGA
- the glgB gene encoding 1,4-alpha-glucan branching protein GlgB: MNQELSEIRCTFDAPADGSTLYRSMGAHVTDAGVRFSVWAPNAREVSVISDGNSWSPGRDFLNSSDGGVWCGEIRGATSGTCYKFAIRTRDGRLIEKADPFAFASELRPATASIVWNLRGYDWTDDDWLNKRISTDWLRSPVSIYEVHPGSWRRPEDSREFLNYRELASAITEYVLEAGYTHIQLMPVTEHPFDGSWGYQTTGYFSPTSRFGSPDDFRYFVNYLHRHGLGVLIDWVPGHFPTDDHGLARFDGTAIYEHADPRQGFHPDWNTYIFNYGRREVAEFLRSSARFWCDVYHVDGIRVDAVASMLYLDYSRAPGEWIPNQDGGRENLEAVQFLREMNTMLHSEFPGVLSIAEESTAWSGVSRPVHTGGLGFTMKWDMGWMNDTLRFMQRDCIHRNWHLNDLVFRAVYAFTENFILPLSHDEVVHGKQSLLSQMSGDEWQQFANLRLLYAMQYMMPGKKLQFMGAEIGQWNEWDHDGEIDWLLRTYERHEGIRRMICDSNRLYTKETALHEADVFSQGFQWVVGDDTENCVIAWIRKSLDQQQQVLIAANLTPVPCSEYRIGVPKAGFYREIFNSDAEWYGGSGTGNQGGRYSTDTASHGFQDSISMFVPPLAVVAFKPVSLSEDVSASSND; the protein is encoded by the coding sequence ATGAATCAGGAATTAAGTGAAATTCGGTGTACTTTCGATGCACCAGCTGATGGTTCCACGCTGTATCGGTCAATGGGAGCCCATGTGACTGATGCAGGTGTGCGGTTTTCTGTATGGGCTCCCAACGCTCGTGAAGTTTCAGTCATTAGCGACGGCAATAGCTGGTCGCCCGGTCGCGATTTCCTCAACTCCAGTGATGGCGGTGTCTGGTGTGGTGAAATTCGCGGCGCAACGTCGGGGACGTGTTACAAATTTGCGATTCGAACTCGTGACGGGCGGTTGATTGAAAAAGCGGATCCTTTTGCTTTCGCATCGGAATTGCGCCCGGCCACAGCATCGATTGTATGGAATCTGCGCGGATACGACTGGACTGACGATGACTGGCTGAATAAACGTATTTCGACCGACTGGCTGCGGTCTCCTGTCAGCATTTACGAAGTGCATCCTGGATCGTGGAGGCGTCCTGAAGACAGTCGTGAATTTCTCAACTATCGTGAGCTTGCATCGGCCATTACTGAATATGTACTGGAAGCCGGTTACACACACATTCAGTTGATGCCCGTCACCGAACATCCATTTGACGGGTCGTGGGGATACCAGACTACAGGCTACTTCAGTCCGACCAGTCGTTTTGGCTCACCTGACGATTTTCGATATTTTGTTAATTACCTGCACCGTCATGGACTGGGAGTCCTGATCGACTGGGTCCCCGGTCATTTTCCGACTGATGACCATGGACTGGCCCGGTTCGACGGTACGGCCATCTATGAACACGCTGATCCCCGACAGGGGTTTCACCCGGACTGGAATACCTACATCTTTAATTACGGCCGACGCGAAGTGGCCGAATTTCTCCGGTCAAGCGCCCGGTTCTGGTGTGACGTGTATCATGTGGACGGTATTCGTGTCGATGCCGTGGCTTCCATGTTGTACCTGGATTACTCACGTGCTCCGGGAGAGTGGATACCAAACCAGGATGGGGGTCGTGAAAATCTGGAAGCCGTTCAGTTCCTGCGTGAGATGAACACGATGCTGCACAGCGAGTTTCCCGGCGTTTTGAGTATTGCCGAAGAATCGACCGCGTGGTCGGGCGTCTCCCGTCCGGTACACACCGGAGGGCTGGGTTTCACGATGAAGTGGGACATGGGCTGGATGAACGACACTCTGCGATTCATGCAGCGTGACTGTATTCATCGCAACTGGCATCTCAACGATCTGGTATTCAGAGCGGTTTATGCGTTTACGGAAAATTTTATATTACCGCTGTCACACGATGAAGTTGTCCATGGCAAGCAGTCTCTGCTGTCTCAAATGTCAGGCGATGAATGGCAGCAGTTTGCCAATCTTCGTTTGCTGTATGCGATGCAGTACATGATGCCGGGCAAGAAACTGCAGTTTATGGGGGCCGAGATCGGTCAGTGGAACGAATGGGATCACGATGGCGAAATCGACTGGCTGCTGCGGACTTATGAACGTCACGAAGGCATTCGCCGAATGATCTGCGACAGCAATCGACTGTACACCAAAGAAACGGCTTTACACGAAGCTGACGTTTTTTCTCAGGGGTTCCAGTGGGTTGTGGGCGACGATACAGAGAACTGTGTGATAGCCTGGATTCGCAAATCACTGGATCAGCAGCAACAGGTACTTATTGCCGCGAATCTTACACCCGTTCCGTGCAGTGAATATCGAATTGGCGTCCCGAAAGCCGGGTTTTATCGTGAGATTTTTAACAGCGATGCAGAGTGGTACGGCGGGTCAGGAACGGGAAACCAGGGCGGACGCTACAGTACGGACACGGCCAGTCACGGATTCCAGGACAGTATCTCCATGTTCGTTCCACCACTGGCAGTCGTGGCATTCAAGCCGGTCTCGCTGTCCGAAGACGTATCCGCATCATCAAATGATTAA
- a CDS encoding carboxypeptidase regulatory-like domain-containing protein produces MRCTLLWILALLLFGCQTDRVSTYPVRGRVQYTDGTPVRVGTIELESVTFGTTASGRIQQDGSFVLGTYTSSDGAASGKHRVVVVQIIVSDGTVQHTKDHGRPVPRRYGDYARSSLSVSVEPQPLNDLIIELSGD; encoded by the coding sequence ATGCGGTGTACTCTGCTGTGGATTCTCGCGTTGCTTTTGTTTGGGTGTCAGACTGACCGAGTCTCCACGTATCCCGTTCGCGGTCGAGTTCAGTATACAGACGGTACCCCTGTGCGCGTCGGAACGATTGAGCTTGAATCTGTGACATTTGGGACTACGGCCAGTGGACGAATTCAGCAAGACGGTTCATTTGTACTGGGGACCTATACCTCATCCGACGGAGCAGCGTCCGGAAAGCATCGAGTTGTCGTTGTGCAGATCATTGTCAGTGATGGCACTGTACAGCATACGAAGGATCACGGTCGACCGGTTCCTCGACGCTACGGAGACTACGCACGTTCATCGCTGTCTGTCTCTGTTGAACCGCAGCCTCTCAATGATCTGATTATCGAGCTGTCGGGCGACTAG
- a CDS encoding DUF1559 domain-containing protein — translation MLTRSNQRQKSHLRPAFTLLEVLVVIAVIGVLLSLLVPGVQQVRAAARRIHCANNLKQLGLAAHLFHDTYGVFPPARLILDVKRTGLDIGNSVALDEASWPVRLLPYLDQANVYDEWDEYGTYLGQTPVARNRAIAVFLCPARHSVSEAVVPDEQIVITAACGCPAGLQTVPGGAIIDYAANHGDLSPGAVNAPTDFYWGGNGTGVLISSRPAGNQKTVEPDWLDKIGIVDVADGTSNTLLIGEPHIPEGSDKSTPYNGPAYFGRYLTNFARIGGPGVPLAHSSTDQRADQFSFGSSHVGFVQFALADGSGRQISTSTSTRVLGYLANRHDGQPAGGF, via the coding sequence GTTCTTCTGTCGCTGTTGGTTCCGGGAGTGCAGCAGGTCCGCGCGGCGGCTCGCCGTATTCATTGCGCCAACAATCTCAAACAGCTTGGATTGGCGGCACATCTGTTTCACGACACATACGGGGTCTTTCCTCCGGCGCGGCTGATTCTTGATGTTAAGCGGACAGGGTTGGATATCGGGAACTCCGTTGCACTCGATGAAGCATCCTGGCCGGTGCGTTTGCTGCCATATCTGGATCAGGCGAATGTGTATGACGAGTGGGATGAATATGGGACCTACCTTGGGCAGACGCCGGTTGCCAGGAACCGTGCGATAGCTGTTTTTCTGTGTCCTGCCCGCCATTCTGTTTCGGAGGCTGTCGTTCCGGATGAACAGATTGTCATTACGGCTGCCTGCGGCTGTCCTGCCGGCCTGCAGACTGTTCCGGGAGGTGCTATTATTGACTATGCAGCCAACCACGGTGATTTGTCTCCGGGTGCGGTGAATGCACCAACCGATTTTTACTGGGGCGGGAACGGTACTGGTGTTCTGATTTCGAGTCGTCCTGCCGGTAACCAGAAAACTGTAGAGCCGGACTGGCTTGATAAAATTGGTATTGTCGACGTGGCAGACGGTACCAGTAATACGCTGTTAATCGGCGAACCGCATATTCCAGAGGGAAGTGACAAATCCACACCGTACAATGGTCCCGCCTATTTCGGTCGTTATTTGACGAATTTCGCACGGATTGGCGGTCCGGGGGTCCCTCTGGCTCACAGTTCCACGGACCAGCGAGCCGATCAGTTTTCGTTCGGCAGTTCGCATGTGGGATTCGTGCAGTTTGCTTTGGCGGATGGAAGTGGTCGGCAGATCAGCACATCCACCAGTACCAGGGTTCTGGGGTATCTCGCCAATCGGCACGACGGTCAGCCTGCGGGTGGATTCTGA